A genome region from Acidobacteriota bacterium includes the following:
- a CDS encoding DUF1311 domain-containing protein, with product MNRRLTINIATAKQTAGWQPAVQGAAILIALCLGALSSVAQKPATQTKKQACADLTAQNDMNRCAADEYKKADAELNKVYQQLLPKLEGEHKEKLKVAQRAWLAFRDAHCEFEAFSFEGGSMQPLMRDSCLEAVTRERTKQLRGALQEAAK from the coding sequence ATGAATCGTAGGTTGACTATCAACATAGCAACGGCCAAGCAAACAGCAGGCTGGCAGCCTGCTGTACAAGGCGCGGCCATTCTCATTGCGCTGTGCCTCGGTGCGCTTTCAAGCGTGGCGCAAAAACCGGCCACGCAAACCAAAAAGCAAGCCTGTGCCGACTTGACGGCGCAAAACGACATGAATCGTTGCGCCGCCGATGAATACAAAAAAGCCGATGCCGAGTTGAACAAGGTCTATCAGCAACTCCTGCCCAAGCTGGAAGGCGAGCACAAAGAGAAACTCAAAGTTGCCCAGCGCGCCTGGCTCGCCTTTCGCGATGCGCATTGCGAATTCGAGGCCTTCAGCTTTGAGGGCGGTTCGATGCAACCGCTGATGCGGGATAGCTGTCTGGAAGCCGTCACGCGCGAACGCACCAAACAGTTGCGCGGCGCTTTGCAAGAGGCCGCGAAATAA
- a CDS encoding tetratricopeptide repeat protein, protein MPNLQANPSNTQASHARWLLQRADACRAQGQYSQAETLYLNALALTETIFGPAHAEVAVVLNNLAVLYKYSGNFDAAGQLYQRALTITERKYGAAHPHVATIYHNLGGLEHARGRYAAGEPFARRSVEIREKALGPEHVDVAADLAALAALLDGQKRYDESEPIYRRVLALFEARLAAGDEQAAYEIAVNLNNLAALKHGQGYFAEAEQLYRRALALKEKLLGAEHPDVALTLNNLAVLLKKQRRYAEAEQLYGRALALFERVLAPTHPKLVACRENYAGLRRILTGTAVAA, encoded by the coding sequence ATGCCCAATCTGCAAGCCAATCCGTCAAACACGCAAGCCTCGCACGCCCGTTGGCTGCTGCAACGCGCCGATGCTTGCCGCGCGCAAGGCCAGTACAGCCAGGCCGAGACGCTTTACCTGAACGCGCTGGCGCTGACTGAAACCATCTTTGGCCCTGCGCACGCCGAGGTCGCGGTCGTGCTCAACAATCTGGCCGTGCTCTATAAATACTCCGGCAATTTCGACGCCGCCGGACAGCTTTATCAACGCGCGCTGACAATCACAGAACGCAAATACGGCGCGGCGCATCCGCACGTGGCGACCATTTACCACAACCTCGGCGGGCTGGAACACGCGCGCGGACGTTACGCGGCGGGCGAACCCTTTGCCCGCCGCTCCGTCGAGATCAGAGAGAAAGCGCTGGGGCCGGAGCATGTGGATGTCGCCGCTGATCTGGCCGCGCTGGCCGCGCTGCTGGATGGGCAAAAGAGGTATGACGAATCCGAACCAATTTACCGGCGCGTGCTGGCGCTGTTTGAAGCGCGGCTAGCGGCGGGCGACGAACAAGCCGCGTATGAGATTGCCGTGAACCTGAATAATTTGGCGGCGCTCAAACACGGGCAAGGTTACTTTGCCGAGGCCGAACAACTTTACCGCCGCGCGCTGGCGTTGAAGGAAAAACTGCTGGGCGCGGAACACCCCGACGTGGCGCTGACGCTCAACAATCTGGCCGTGCTGTTGAAAAAGCAGCGCCGCTATGCCGAAGCCGAACAACTTTATGGCCGCGCGCTGGCGCTCTTTGAGCGTGTGCTGGCGCCCACTCATCCGAAGCTCGTGGCTTGCCGCGAGAATTACGCGGGGCTTCGGCGCATATTGACCGGAACAGCCGTCGCCGCCTGA
- a CDS encoding tetratricopeptide repeat protein — protein MTHSTLGLVYEQQGKWPEALAEFNESRCADPKQPFTLGHLGHAYALAGQRGEALRMLAEMKSIAAQDTYVDPVAVAFVHAGLGDKDGAFAELEQAYQARDENLIHYKDAPLFDGLRADPRFADLLRRLRLTP, from the coding sequence ATGACGCACTCGACGCTGGGTCTAGTGTATGAGCAGCAAGGAAAATGGCCGGAAGCGCTGGCGGAGTTCAACGAGTCGCGCTGCGCTGACCCCAAACAGCCCTTCACCCTGGGCCATCTCGGACACGCCTACGCGCTGGCGGGCCAACGCGGCGAAGCCCTGCGGATGCTGGCTGAAATGAAAAGCATTGCCGCGCAGGACACGTATGTTGACCCGGTGGCCGTGGCCTTCGTTCATGCCGGTTTGGGCGATAAGGACGGCGCGTTTGCGGAACTGGAACAGGCCTATCAAGCGCGGGATGAGAACTTGATTCATTACAAGGATGCCCCGCTGTTTGATGGCCTGCGCGCCGACCCGCGCTTTGCTGATTTATTGCGCCGGTTGCGACTCACTCCTTGA
- a CDS encoding amidohydrolase family protein, with protein MPIVRILVTFCAVLALLPLWQTATAVAPLKALRFGKLIDGSGQVLGNAVVVIENDRIRSVGTGASALPASAEVFDLSRYTALPGLIDVHTHMTYYWDQKPGTRPWAQLQERMPAMTLYLAQANARQTLETGVTTVRDLGSFDYLDIAMRDLINTGAMPGPRMFVSGFGVQITYEAPKPGYVSPRGGQADGVAEVMRVVRQQVAAGADVIKMYGSTGSADDLSGQQTFTFEEMQAAVEAAHKLGKRIAIHSYGPAGARDAVRAGADSLEHAVDLDDETIAEMVRRKTFYVPTIDHNRYYAEAREQFGYSAEIAQQLNAFVQRNLATARLAHKAGVRFAMGSDAVMTMFGQNTRELGWFVKAGMTSAEALATATTNGAALLGMEKSIGAIAAGYYADIVAVEGDPLADIEVVINKVRWVMKSGVVVVDKTKTPAAAEGAKPPR; from the coding sequence ATGCCCATTGTCCGAATCCTTGTTACGTTCTGCGCCGTGCTTGCCTTGCTGCCACTGTGGCAGACGGCAACCGCTGTCGCCCCTTTGAAAGCCTTGCGCTTTGGCAAGCTCATTGACGGCTCCGGCCAGGTACTCGGCAACGCCGTGGTCGTCATCGAAAACGACCGCATCCGCAGCGTGGGCACGGGCGCGAGCGCCCTTCCCGCCAGCGCCGAAGTGTTTGACCTGTCGCGTTACACCGCGCTGCCGGGGCTGATTGATGTGCACACGCATATGACCTATTACTGGGATCAGAAGCCGGGCACGCGGCCCTGGGCGCAATTGCAGGAGCGCATGCCCGCGATGACCCTCTATCTGGCGCAGGCGAACGCGCGCCAGACGCTCGAAACCGGCGTGACGACGGTGCGCGATCTGGGCAGCTTCGATTATCTGGACATCGCCATGCGCGACCTGATCAACACCGGCGCGATGCCGGGGCCGCGCATGTTCGTTTCCGGTTTCGGCGTGCAAATCACCTACGAAGCGCCGAAGCCCGGTTACGTTTCGCCGCGCGGCGGGCAGGCGGATGGCGTGGCCGAAGTCATGCGCGTCGTGCGGCAACAGGTCGCCGCCGGTGCCGACGTGATCAAAATGTACGGTTCGACCGGCAGCGCCGATGATCTGTCCGGCCAGCAGACATTCACCTTTGAAGAAATGCAGGCCGCCGTCGAGGCCGCGCATAAACTGGGCAAACGCATTGCGATTCATTCCTACGGGCCAGCGGGCGCGCGTGACGCCGTGCGCGCGGGCGCCGATTCGCTCGAACACGCCGTAGACCTTGACGATGAAACCATTGCCGAGATGGTGCGGCGCAAGACTTTCTATGTGCCGACGATAGATCACAATCGCTACTATGCCGAAGCGCGCGAGCAGTTCGGCTACAGCGCGGAAATCGCTCAACAGTTGAACGCCTTTGTCCAACGCAACCTGGCAACAGCGCGGCTCGCGCACAAAGCGGGCGTGCGGTTTGCGATGGGCAGCGATGCGGTGATGACGATGTTCGGCCAAAATACGCGCGAGCTGGGCTGGTTTGTCAAAGCCGGGATGACGTCTGCCGAAGCGTTGGCAACCGCCACGACGAATGGCGCGGCGCTGCTGGGGATGGAAAAGAGTATCGGTGCAATTGCGGCGGGCTATTACGCCGACATCGTGGCGGTCGAAGGCGATCCGCTGGCCGACATTGAAGTCGTCATCAACAAAGTGCGTTGGGTGATGAAGAGTGGCGTTGTCGTCGTTGATAAAACCAAAACGCCCGCCGCCGCCGAGGGCGCGAAGCCGCCCAGATAG
- a CDS encoding sugar phosphate isomerase/epimerase, with protein MKHAMHNWMRPEPIETTLDRLHRLGYDSIELKGEPAHYNWHEVRSLLYKYQLECLGTVTLMFEGRDLIHPSQEVRTDAINYMKDCIRMAHALGGKMFCIVPSVVGKVKPLASAAEEWNWAVAGLKEVAAFAGEHDITAGIEPLNRFETYFINRHDQALRLAEEVGHDLRVVLDAFHINIEEVDPMQAIRNVGDRLLDFHVADNNRKPCGQGRYDWAEVIATLKSVNYQGCLTGEFVLFEDRTPLGALAATNARAATATGEPQFYQEHASGLISAAEYDQACKSNIEHLKACGA; from the coding sequence ATGAAACACGCAATGCATAACTGGATGAGACCGGAACCGATTGAGACAACGCTGGATCGTTTGCACCGGCTGGGCTACGACAGCATCGAACTCAAAGGCGAACCGGCGCACTACAACTGGCACGAAGTGCGCAGCTTGCTTTACAAATACCAGCTCGAATGCCTGGGCACGGTAACGCTGATGTTCGAGGGGCGCGACCTGATTCATCCCAGCCAAGAGGTGCGCACAGATGCGATCAACTACATGAAAGATTGCATCCGCATGGCCCATGCGCTGGGCGGAAAGATGTTTTGCATCGTGCCCTCGGTGGTCGGCAAAGTGAAACCGCTAGCCTCGGCTGCCGAAGAGTGGAACTGGGCCGTCGCCGGCTTGAAAGAAGTCGCGGCCTTTGCCGGTGAGCATGACATCACGGCGGGCATTGAGCCGCTCAACCGCTTCGAGACCTATTTCATCAATCGCCACGACCAAGCGTTGCGGCTGGCTGAAGAGGTCGGTCACGATTTGCGCGTCGTGCTGGACGCCTTTCACATCAACATCGAAGAGGTTGATCCCATGCAGGCGATTCGCAATGTCGGCGACCGGCTGCTCGACTTTCACGTCGCCGACAACAACCGCAAACCCTGCGGACAAGGCCGCTACGATTGGGCCGAGGTGATCGCGACGCTGAAATCCGTCAATTATCAGGGCTGCCTGACCGGCGAGTTTGTCTTGTTTGAAGACCGCACGCCGCTGGGGGCGTTGGCTGCGACAAATGCGCGTGCGGCGACCGCTACCGGCGAACCGCAGTTTTATCAAGAACACGCTTCCGGCCTGATTTCAGCGGCGGAATACGATCAGGCGTGTAAAAGCAACATTGAGCATTTGAAGGCGTGCGGCGCGTGA
- a CDS encoding sigma-70 family RNA polymerase sigma factor: MPTTSHEVTQWLHEWSNGEQAALDRLLPVVYGELRQMAHRYMARQNPGHTLQTAALINEAFLKLVGQPDKHFANRAHFFGVAAQAMRSILVDYARAKQFAKRGGGAQVVALDEALTVSAERAAELVALDDALHELAKMDARKCRVVELRYFGGLSVEETAEVLKVSAITVMRDWSMAKAWLHRALSQSANKDDA; encoded by the coding sequence ATGCCCACTACGTCGCACGAAGTCACGCAATGGCTGCACGAATGGAGCAATGGCGAGCAAGCGGCGCTCGACCGTTTGCTGCCCGTGGTCTATGGCGAACTGCGCCAGATGGCGCATCGTTACATGGCACGGCAAAACCCCGGCCACACGCTGCAAACCGCGGCGCTCATCAACGAAGCCTTTCTCAAACTGGTCGGCCAACCCGACAAACACTTTGCGAACCGCGCCCATTTTTTCGGCGTCGCGGCCCAGGCGATGCGTTCCATCCTGGTGGATTACGCGCGCGCCAAGCAGTTCGCCAAACGCGGCGGCGGGGCGCAGGTGGTCGCGCTTGACGAAGCGCTGACCGTATCCGCCGAACGTGCGGCGGAGTTGGTGGCGCTCGATGACGCCCTGCACGAACTGGCCAAGATGGATGCGCGCAAATGCCGCGTGGTGGAGTTGCGCTACTTCGGCGGCCTGAGTGTGGAAGAGACGGCGGAAGTGTTGAAAGTATCGGCCATCACGGTGATGCGTGATTGGAGTATGGCCAAAGCCTGGCTGCACCGCGCGCTTAGCCAGAGCGCTAACAAAGATGACGCCTGA
- a CDS encoding protein kinase, with the protein MTPERWQQIEALYHAALELAPAARVAFLAEACASDAELRHEVESLLTANEQAASFIEKPPSDIAAGMMAEHSVRSLADRTFGHYRIISMLGAGGMGEVYRAQDLRLDRDVAVKILPAHLAQDAEALRRFEREAKAVAALSHPNILAIFDFGTESNVSYAVMELLEGETLRARLARAALPWRQAVEIAAAVADGLAAAHAKGIIHRDLKPENIFLTADGQIKILDFGIARVKHAVTTETETMTGTTRPGTILGTVGYMSPEQVKGEPAEAPSDLFALGCVLYEMVSGRRPFAGATVTETIAAILRDEPPALAGLQPAVPAKLEQLIKHCLEKKAAARFQAARDLSFDLRQLLSESGGLAVAAKPAKARGRTATLSVAAVALMLAAASLIYLFNRSGAALDSLAVLPLRNVSGDEEVEYLSEGITESLINSLSQLPQLKRVIARSTVASYKDKEVDPRVIGKDLQVRSLLIGKLTKRGDELIIGAELVNTADGSRLWGDSTRRKLADAMLIQAELAQQIAEKLRLRLSGAEQQRLAKRPTDNPEAYRLFVEGRHYSQLRTTDGTKQGIELLQQAVRLDSGYALAYAGLADGYYNSSSMYEPPAAAMPKVKAAAAQALQLDETLAEAHTALAQVKAFYDWEWPEAEKELKRALELNPGYARAAFVYGMILSEQGRMDEALGQFTRAHELDPLSLETSAWIAFAYYLNRKYDASIEESKKLVATDRNFYVAHLNLALAFEQTGRFAEAEAELKQWQSIDPASPYPKALLAHLYASSGKPAAAQKILGELLKADAPKNYVDPYFISLIYTGLGDKEQAFAWLERAYQARSEDLLNLKKEPRLDSLRADPRFTDLLRRLQLAP; encoded by the coding sequence ATGACGCCTGAACGCTGGCAACAGATCGAAGCGCTTTACCACGCCGCGCTGGAGCTTGCCCCGGCGGCCCGTGTTGCTTTCCTGGCCGAGGCCTGCGCAAGCGATGCCGAACTGCGCCACGAAGTCGAATCGTTGCTCACCGCCAACGAACAAGCCGCCAGCTTTATTGAGAAACCTCCCAGTGACATCGCTGCCGGAATGATGGCGGAACATTCGGTACGTTCGCTGGCGGACCGCACCTTTGGTCATTACCGAATCATTTCCATGCTTGGAGCGGGTGGCATGGGCGAAGTTTACCGCGCGCAGGACTTGCGACTTGACCGTGACGTGGCCGTCAAAATCCTGCCCGCACATCTAGCACAAGACGCCGAGGCCTTACGCCGCTTTGAACGCGAAGCCAAAGCCGTGGCCGCGCTCTCGCACCCGAACATCCTGGCGATCTTCGATTTCGGCACGGAAAGCAATGTCAGTTACGCGGTGATGGAATTGCTCGAAGGCGAGACGCTGCGCGCGCGGCTCGCACGCGCGGCCTTGCCGTGGCGGCAGGCGGTTGAAATCGCCGCCGCTGTCGCCGACGGGCTGGCCGCCGCGCACGCCAAAGGCATCATTCACCGCGACCTGAAACCGGAGAACATCTTTCTGACTGCGGATGGGCAGATCAAGATTCTCGACTTCGGCATCGCGCGCGTGAAGCACGCCGTGACGACCGAAACCGAGACAATGACCGGCACGACCAGACCGGGGACGATTTTGGGCACGGTTGGTTATATGTCGCCGGAGCAGGTGAAAGGTGAGCCAGCCGAAGCGCCGAGCGACCTCTTCGCGCTGGGTTGCGTGTTGTACGAGATGGTCAGCGGGCGGCGGCCTTTTGCCGGTGCGACGGTGACCGAAACGATTGCCGCAATCTTGCGCGACGAACCGCCAGCGCTGGCTGGCTTGCAACCAGCCGTGCCCGCCAAGCTGGAACAGCTCATCAAACATTGTTTGGAAAAGAAAGCGGCTGCGCGCTTTCAGGCGGCGCGCGATCTGAGCTTTGATTTGCGGCAGCTTCTCAGCGAGAGCGGCGGTTTGGCGGTTGCCGCGAAACCAGCCAAAGCGCGTGGGCGGACTGCTACCTTGAGCGTCGCGGCAGTTGCGCTGATGCTGGCGGCTGCCAGTTTGATTTATCTTTTCAATCGCAGCGGCGCGGCGCTTGATTCGCTCGCTGTGCTACCGTTGCGCAACGTCAGCGGTGATGAGGAGGTCGAATATCTGAGCGAAGGCATCACCGAGAGCCTCATCAACAGCCTGTCGCAACTGCCGCAATTGAAGCGCGTCATCGCGCGCAGCACGGTCGCCAGTTACAAAGACAAAGAGGTTGACCCGCGCGTCATTGGCAAGGATTTGCAAGTCCGTTCCCTGCTCATCGGGAAGCTGACCAAGCGGGGCGACGAATTGATTATCGGAGCGGAGTTGGTCAATACCGCCGATGGCTCGCGTTTGTGGGGCGATTCCACGCGGCGCAAACTGGCCGACGCGATGCTGATTCAAGCCGAACTCGCCCAGCAGATCGCCGAAAAATTGCGCCTCAGATTGAGCGGCGCCGAGCAGCAACGCCTGGCCAAACGCCCGACCGACAACCCCGAAGCCTATCGCCTGTTTGTCGAGGGCCGCCACTACTCGCAGTTGCGGACAACGGACGGGACGAAGCAAGGCATTGAGTTGTTGCAGCAAGCAGTTCGGCTGGACTCTGGTTATGCGCTCGCCTATGCCGGGCTGGCGGATGGTTATTACAACTCTTCAAGTATGTATGAGCCGCCAGCCGCAGCCATGCCGAAAGTCAAAGCGGCAGCGGCCCAGGCCTTACAACTGGATGAAACGCTGGCTGAAGCGCATACGGCGTTAGCCCAGGTCAAAGCTTTTTATGATTGGGAATGGCCGGAGGCCGAAAAGGAACTCAAGCGGGCGCTCGAACTCAATCCCGGCTATGCGCGTGCGGCCTTTGTTTACGGGATGATTTTGTCTGAACAAGGCCGTATGGACGAAGCCCTCGGGCAATTCACCCGGGCGCACGAACTGGATCCGCTGAGCTTGGAGACCTCCGCGTGGATAGCATTCGCCTACTACCTGAACCGCAAATACGATGCGTCAATTGAGGAAAGCAAAAAGCTGGTGGCAACCGACCGGAATTTTTATGTGGCGCACCTCAACCTTGCGCTGGCTTTTGAACAGACCGGGCGCTTTGCCGAAGCCGAAGCCGAGCTTAAGCAATGGCAGTCAATAGACCCTGCCAGCCCCTATCCGAAAGCGCTGCTCGCACACCTGTACGCCAGCAGCGGGAAGCCGGCAGCGGCGCAGAAAATACTGGGCGAATTATTGAAAGCAGACGCGCCGAAAAATTATGTTGATCCCTATTTCATCAGCTTGATTTACACCGGGCTAGGCGATAAAGAGCAAGCCTTCGCCTGGCTGGAGCGAGCATATCAGGCCAGGTCAGAAGACCTGCTCAATCTCAAGAAAGAGCCACGACTCGACAGCTTGCGCGCCGATCCGCGTTTCACCGATTTGCTGCGCCGCCTGCAGCTCGCGCCTTAA